The stretch of DNA ttgttttggaaagtcgaattttcttgttctattggcagataattttgcttagttcaaataaaataccccacatttttatatatttttttcttgtttttgaacactgactttttgcagtgtatgttatagttatttgaatgactcttaccataatatgttacgttaacataccaggcacgttctcagttggttatttatgcctcatataacgtacacttattcagcctgttgttcactattctttatttattttaaattgcctttcaaatgtctattcttggtgttggcttttatcaaataaatttccaacaaaaatgcgacttatactccagtgcgacttatatatgttttttttcctcctttattgtgcattttcggccggtgcgacttatactccggagcgacttatactccgaaaaatacggtatatcgtcTTGGTTGATATTGGTTCTTTTTAAAGTTGGGACACTTAAGTCCCGCCAGGAAATCCTTAAATCATCTttattacgtgtgtgtgtgtggtttattTGCTCATAGAATGCACACGGAACAATGAACAACTCCGTGTTTGTCACCTTCCTTTGTGTTGGCACTATCAAACATGGTGCTGTCCATGTTTTCCGACAGtgtctgtgctttttttttttttacctgtttttCAAATGAGACTGGGTGCAAAATAAGCCACTAGGGGGCCAAAAAAAGCTGTGagtaccagcactttgataaactttgaaaataaagaaggtgagaaacactattaaatttaaaaataaatacctcTTAGTATGAAGGTTCCATCTACGTAACTCCTTCCTCTTTGCccatctttaataaatgtaaaatcacttttacctttatttTTACCAAATATTTTGCATGTAAACGAAACCCTAAcccatgtaaaactataattattctcttTATAGggggtgtgtaaatgtgttttgtgtctgAATTAGATTATTTAGATTTAAATTATTTCTTATAGAAAAAAAATCGTACAATTTGGTGTTCCTCTGACTATTTTGGAACAAAATACGGTAAAAACAAAAATCAAGGTACTACTTAATTTTTTTCCCTTATTCTATTGTTAAAAGCACACTATTGATTGGGAAGTAGAACTTCTGATTACTCACTCCAGTCCATTCGGAACGCCCACTTTAGGTTACTAAATAAAGTAGAGTTCCTAGGGCAATAAAGtgctaatgaaaaaaaaaacacgccCTTACCCTAACTGTTAAGAAATATCGGCCAAGTATATTTTTGTGCAAAAATTGAATATTTGTCGGACATGATCGTTGTGACAAATTGTAAGTTATTGTTCAAATCGTCAATAAtttcatttaaatacatgtaaataatacTCGTACACAGCTTTGGCTGATGAAACCTTTCCCTCCAGACTTTTTGAGGTATCCCAAAGTCATTTGATTTCTACTTTCTGCTGCTTTAGGGTATTTTGTGATTTGGAGCAAAGTACTATATGTGTAAATGTAAACTTAATGTCGTCACAGCAgcacagttacatttttttcaCCAAcccaatgaaaaaaaacaaacacaatactgtataaaataaatacttcggGTAAAAATATGAGCGTGACTGATCAGCTTCTAAGACGGGTTTCCCTCCATTTGATGAACTAAGTTGAAACACGTTCCAAGTCCTTCGTAGGTTCCTGTCAATTGCATGGGTTTCTATAcatggaaaaaaagaagaaaaggaaaTCTTGTTCTGCTCTTCCAACGGACACAGCAGAGTGGACGGCAGTAGCTTCCGCGTGTTTCACTGGAAATGACCGTAATTCCACATGGTGACGCGTCCTCCACAATCCCACGGTCTCGGATCGGAGTCGGTAACTACaggacagaagtgtagatatccTTCTGCTTGTGATGTTGCTACGGTCTATAATGGATAtcatggttagggttggggtttgtGGAGGCTCTGGTCAGTGAAGTGTAGAGGTTTCTAGAGGCTGGATCAATCTAGACCACCGTATTTCTCTGCCGGTAGGGAGGAGGTGGCAGAACAGGGCCAGACTTAAGGGAAAACTCCGACATGTACTCGGGGTTTTCAGCTACTGCTGACCGAATGTGTCCATTCTGCTTGTAGAAGAGCTTAGCGTTGGTGGACCCGCCCTGGGTGCTGTCAGATGGTTTGGGAGGCAAGCTGTGCTGCCAGTACTCCGGATTGTCAAAGGTTACCTTCAGCTTCTTCCCAGCGGCTTTACCTGCCGTCTGTCCGCCGTGCTTCAGCAGGCTGGCAGGCTGCGAGGCTATGTGGCTCTGGTAGCCTGGCAGGCAGGCCAGTCCGATGGGGGCCGCCGCGGTGGATGGCACACCTGAATGGCACGCCAAGGCCTGCGCCGTAGTTCCTGTTTGGCTCTGGCCGGTGGAGCCGACACCGAGAATGCTAGCTTGTGCTGTAGGTTTGATGGTGTGGTGGGCGTGGAGGATGTGGGTCAGCGGAGCGTGGTGACACGGCATGCCAGATGGCGAAGGCGTGGGGAGAGGGTAGTGGGGCAGGCTGGTCTGGATGCTAAGTGGGAGGTGGGACCCTGAGGTGGCGGCTGAGATGGCGGAAGGAGGCTGGGTGGGAAGAGGCAGACCGTTTCTCCGCAGGGTCTCAGCCGTGCTATGGAAGGTGTTGAAGTAGAGGGGCTCGTTGATGTACTCGTCCTCCGCTTTGGCCTGGCTGCTGGGTGTGCTGTGGTAGCCCGGGTTGTCCAACGCATGGATCTCCCCATTTTTACGCCGAGAGACAaaggggttttcctcaattgGGTTCAGGTATTCTGTACACACATCAGAAAAGAAGAAGGACGGACAGGAATAAAGAAAGGGTTTACGAACGGCAGATCAATTAGTCACATTTAGAAATTAGATCAAGGAAAAGGGAAACAGAAACTGAAAGGAAAAGTAGGAAGACGAGAGGTCACTTGCTAATGAGAGGCGTTGGAAGGGGACATGATAACGGTAATAATGGGAACCACTATGGAACAGACAGGCAACTTGCCAGAAGTTGTTTGGCACTGGAACCTCCATCTGCCGGGGGGTGAAAACCCCAACAAATGACCTCTTTTCGCTGCTTCCAAGCGCTATTATAGCAGGGTGTGAAACCTATTGATTTTGCCCACTCTTGCGCTCTTTGACATTGCATCAGATGCATTTTGCCTTAGGCCTTGTTATCTTTTGAGAagctcaaaaaaaaaatgaaaggcaTAAGAGCAGGGCTGAATTACGATCAGAGGCTGACCTAGCGCCGTCAAATACTGTTAATCATCCGACAAAACCACTGGTTGTCAATGTCTTTACCTCAAACTATCACATTTGGTGCTTAATCCACATATTCCTGGCTCGGTGTACATTTTGTACAAATATTCATTGTGATGAGATCTTGCATGTTTCCATAATGACTTAATAGATTGTGGAAGTGTGATGGTAACATCCAGTCCTAGCAAACCAATCTTTCCCTGAATACTTATTTTCTCTCTCACAAACTAGAAGCCCACAGCAGAGGATCACTCATCCTTTGGTGTTTGTTGAGGGCCTGTGAGTTGCAATTGTTTTGATATGTTCTAAAACGTGCATATTTAGTTGCAACTTTCAAAGGCTGTGAGCTCCAGCTTCTATGCCCTCCAGGACACGCTTGAGTGTATTTTGGCTTCTGGGCACTTCTCTTGCCTTGGAGCGCTGATCTGATCGACTGTTGCCAACACTGAAATGTCATCCTCTCTGTGTGCTTTTTTGTCTCAGTACCTGATGAGCTCTTGTCCTTCATGGGGGTCATGTACCCGTCCTCGTCCGTGTCCCTGGAGACCCTCTCCCCCAGGAAGATGGTGGGGTCAGCGCTGTACCTCTGTCCTCCATTGTCTTCAGCCCCAGCTTGGCTCAGACCCTTCTTCTGCAAGTTCCCATTGCAGTGTTGATCTTCCAGGGTGGGTCCCTGCCCACCGGCGGCTTCCTCCTTTGCCCCTGCCGCTAGACCCTCTGAAGGGTTTGGCCCTCCTTCCCGATAGCCAAACTGGTTCTGGAGAAGAGCAAGGGCAGTAGATTAAGAAAAGAAATACAtaggactaccgtattttccggaccatagagcacaccggattataaagtgcattgcagatgaacggtctattttcgatcttttttcatataagagtcatattattataattttttttctaaattgaaaacacttcaccacatgtaatggtggttctttggtcaaaatgttgcatagattatgttttacagatcatctccaagccactttctgacagtcgcttccggatgcgccgttttgtgggcggtcttatttacgtggctcaccttccgcagcgtcttctccccgtcatctttgttgtagcggtgtagcgtgcaaggacgggcgtggaagaagtgtcaaaagatggagctaactgttttaatgacattcagactttacttcaatcaataacggaacagcaacaacaacagggccggaaatgtgtcccgtgataaACCGTCCcacgaccggaactctaataactaaagttcctagggtgtataatgtcaactcactacaccggtatgttttagctctttcatggcgagtttactgacagatataagtaagaactttacactactttatattagaaatggcaacaacggaggatgaatgtcacataacaagaagatagagaaaaagaagaagcttatcgactacgtcgtcggtacggactacaaaggcaaacgcgagcaatttttcaggatttatgaggatcccaaatacaggtcagcaggtactagaaggtaagaaaagttgcttttgcataatattgcgaaacgaaACGCCGGATaagatgtcttaccttatacaaacaccataataatactcgtatgtttaatgcgccgacaatccatcaagcggagcAGCTTCATAGttaaccaaagtcgtactaaaacattttgatagatttttgagcgccgtgtgtaatgttctatattttcaatggaacatataaaatgttggtgttgtttacttgagtgatattgccaccatacccatacttgccaaccttgagaccttcgaattccgggagattggggggggggggggggggggggggggggggttggggtgtCGGGGTTTGGTCGAGGTTGGGTagcgagggtgtatattgtagcccggaagagttagggatgcaagggattctgggtatttgttctgttgtgtttatgttgtgttacggtgcggatgttctcctgaaatgtgtttgtcattcttgtttggtgtgggttcacagtgtggcgcaaatttgtaacagtgttaaagttgtttatacggtcaccctcagtgcgacctgtatggctgttgaccaagtatgctttgcattcacttgtgtgtgtgaaaagctgtagatattatgtgattgggccagcacgcaaaggaagtgcctttaaggttgattggcactctgtacttctccctatgtccgtgtacacagcggcgttttaaaaattaataaattttactttttgaaaccgataccaataattatgaaaccgaaaccgataatttacgatattacattttaaagcatttatcggccgataatatcggcagtccgatattatcggacatccctataaagtaccactgatagtcacacacacactaggtgtggtgaaattaccctctgcatttgacccccatccccttgttccaccccctgggaggtgtcaaggtttggtggtagcgggggtgtatattgtagcccggaagagttagggatgcaagggattctgggtatttgttctgttgtgtttatgttgtgttacggtgcggctgttctcccgaaatgtgtttgtcattcttgtttggtgtgggttcacagtgtggcgcatatttgtaagagtgttaaagttgtttatacgccaccttcagtgtgacctgtatggctgttgatcaagtatgtcttgcagtcaattTTTTTGTCCAtgtagaagctgcatacaactTGTTGTATGcgggaggggcactaaaattcgggagtctcccgtaaAAACCgtgagtgttggcaagtatgaccataCCTTTTaccacgtacctcttatgtttgactgccatctactggtcagacttatcattacaccatgtaccaaataaaattgcttccaggTCGGCGAGCaaaacattaggcgcactgtcgagttttgagggaaaacaaggattttaagtgcgccttatagtccggaaaatacggtaaaaactTTGTTCGCATCGTAGTATAACAACCCAAAATAATGACGCTTGAGCCAGCTGTGTGCCACCTGCGGCAAACTCGGTGAGACTTTTTAACCTGTGCAGCTGCCGGTTGCAAGTAAAATTCAGGGAAAAGTTCTGTGGGTGTAGTCATCAGCCTTAAGGGACTGTGAGGGGCAGCCAGGCAGTGCAACAACATGCGCACACCTGAGcctaaaaaaagaagcaaaaaccCCAACagaaaacaaaacatgacatgcAGAGTGAAGGGTTTCCTGTGGAGCTCTGTTAGTTTGCTGCAGGCTATTTAACGCTGGCCCACTCCTCTGCACCTCGCGCCAACTGCACGCACTACAGCAGTAATTACAGGAAGTGCAGCTACAAACAACAGAACAAGGGAAGAAACATCCTCGGGGTTATATCCCTCCATCATATCATTCTCTCCTCTGCAATCAACTTCCTCCTCTTCAAAACGTTTCTGTTTGTTCTTCAAagcgtgtttttttatttttttatagatgAAATCCTCTCCAATTTGATATTGGACGTACGGTACCCACTTAGCCGTAGATGACACAGGATACGAAGCAAGCTATAAAACTTTAGCTCCTTAACTTTGAAGGATTTCTTTTCAGCTAAAATGCCTAAAAAGTTATACCAAAAGTAAACGTAGACGATTGTCCAATTTGGAGGAAAGGTATGGTTTGGGGCTCTTTTCAATGCTAACAAGCTCATTCTTTCCCCAATTGTCCGAATATGTCTAAGGCTATGTTCTTACTGCCCAATTCAGGATATTTTGTTGAATTCAATCGTTAAAAGTAGTCGTTCACAGTATcccaaaaaaaagttaatttcttTGTATTTTTAATGTGCACAAAACATGACGTCACATGCGATACCCTGTGTTCATCATTGGCGGGCCGTACGttccccacctaggccttcagcatacttgccaaccttgagacctcagacttcgggagattgggggggtgtatattgtagcccggaagagttagggctgaagggattctgggtatttgttgtgttgtgtttaggtgcggatgttctcccgaaatgtgtttgtcattcttgttggtgtgggttcacagtgtggtgcatatttgtaacagtgttaaagttgtttatacggccaccctcagtgtgacctgtatggctgttgaccaagtatgccttgcagtcacttgcgtgtgtctgcagaagccgcatatggGCTGGCACGCGGTTtgaatggtgaaaaagcggacacgacgacaggttgtagaggacgctaaaggcagtgccatcacggcacgcccttaatattgttgtccgggtgaaaatcgggagaaattcgggagaatggttgccccgggagatttttgggaggggcactgaaattcgtgagtctcccggaaaaatcgagagggttggcaagtatggccttcagtgatgtccgacttcaataatcatctctcaaaataccatcatttatgtcaccacatgaccattgctggagaaataccatAAAGAAACCCATTTACGCACTACTAGGCATTGTacaaaacaagttattttctggcgcatttaacaggcatgtgatttgaccacaatgaaaaagactgaaaacatttcgGGGGGTCTGGGGGatgaaggcccccagccaggtgcaggtggggggagaaggggggcaacgccccccgaagctcctggtttttcaccaatttaacatgctaaaattaacaaagacagcaccatttgaagaaaatattttagtgtttaaagacatgaaaacatcattaatagaacatacataacccaattattgctttcggtctcccctagaggggggggggggggggttacccacatatgcggtcctctccaaggtttctcatagtcattcacattgacgtcccactggggtgagttttccttgcccgtatgtgggctctgtaccgaggatgtcgttgtggcttgtacagccctttgagacacttgtgatttagggctatataaataaacattgattgattgattgattgataatgaatcactgtatatggttcagtcccaacagtatttagtcactaatatttacatcttgtgttcatttcacatccacaggtgtcacattgatcagtgttattatctacggtttatttacagtattaccacatgacttcagttcacttcacacattagctttctcggagagccctaacatgagctttccttgcacatttctgagcagcctgcattttccttttggtctctgcttttg from Entelurus aequoreus isolate RoL-2023_Sb linkage group LG01, RoL_Eaeq_v1.1, whole genome shotgun sequence encodes:
- the LOC133659759 gene encoding receptor tyrosine-protein kinase erbB-4-like isoform X2 — translated: MDEALIMASMEHPHLVRLLGVCLSPTIQLVTQLMPHGCLLDYVHEHKDNIGSQLLLNWCVQIAKGMMYLEERRLVHRDLAARNVLVKSANHIKITDFGLARLLDADEKEYNADGGKMPVKWMALECIHYRKFTHQSDVWSYGVTIWELMTFGGKPYDSISTREIPDILEKGERLPQPPICTIDVYMVMVKCWMIDADSRPKFKELAAEFCRMARDPQRYLVIQGDDRMKLPSPNDSKFFQSLLDEEDLDDLMDADEYLVPRGFDVAHPSYTTRPRVDTNRNQFGYREGGPNPSEGLAAGAKEEAAGGQGPTLEDQHCNGNLQKKGLSQAGAEDNGGQRYSADPTIFLGERVSRDTDEDGYMTPMKDKSSSEYLNPIEENPFVSRRKNGEIHALDNPGYHSTPSSQAKAEDEYINEPLYFNTFHSTAETLRRNGLPLPTQPPSAISAATSGSHLPLSIQTSLPHYPLPTPSPSGMPCHHAPLTHILHAHHTIKPTAQASILGVGSTGQSQTGTTAQALACHSGVPSTAAAPIGLACLPGYQSHIASQPASLLKHGGQTAGKAAGKKLKVTFDNPEYWQHSLPPKPSDSTQGGSTNAKLFYKQNGHIRSAVAENPEYMSEFSLKSGPVLPPPPYRQRNTVV
- the LOC133659759 gene encoding receptor tyrosine-protein kinase erbB-4-like isoform X1 translates to MASMEHPHLVRLLGVCLSPTIQLVTQLMPHGCLLDYVHEHKDNIGSQLLLNWCVQIAKGMMYLEERRLVHRDLAARNVLVKSANHIKITDFGLARLLDADEKEYNADGGKVGMPVKWMALECIHYRKFTHQSDVWSYGVTIWELMTFGGKPYDSISTREIPDILEKGERLPQPPICTIDVYMVMVKCWMIDADSRPKFKELAAEFCRMARDPQRYLVIQGDDRMKLPSPNDSKFFQSLLDEEDLDDLMDADEYLVPRGFDVAHPSYTTRPRVDTNRNQFGYREGGPNPSEGLAAGAKEEAAGGQGPTLEDQHCNGNLQKKGLSQAGAEDNGGQRYSADPTIFLGERVSRDTDEDGYMTPMKDKSSSEYLNPIEENPFVSRRKNGEIHALDNPGYHSTPSSQAKAEDEYINEPLYFNTFHSTAETLRRNGLPLPTQPPSAISAATSGSHLPLSIQTSLPHYPLPTPSPSGMPCHHAPLTHILHAHHTIKPTAQASILGVGSTGQSQTGTTAQALACHSGVPSTAAAPIGLACLPGYQSHIASQPASLLKHGGQTAGKAAGKKLKVTFDNPEYWQHSLPPKPSDSTQGGSTNAKLFYKQNGHIRSAVAENPEYMSEFSLKSGPVLPPPPYRQRNTVV